CGATCGATATTGATCTAACGTGGATCGATGCAGCGGGGTATTGACCGGTCGGCCACAAGAATCTGGCGGCCTTTTCTCGTGGTGGGGAACACGCGTGACACGACAGCCACCATCCGCAGGGTGAGCTGGGACGATGCGTCGCACTCCGATCGATTGTGTGACGGCGATGCGGCACGGGAAGAACGACCGCTCAGAATATGTAGGTGTGAAAATTACAAGATCGGAGGACGTGGGGTGGGGTGTACGGATCCGTCGAGAGCTGTGGCGTGGATGCCGTTGGTGTCACGGCCGGAGGGGACGTCGCCTTCGGCCGGGGGAGAGGTTCGTACGTCCCTCTCGGGTGAGGGTTCGTGGGGTGGGGCCGGAGCCGTGAGGTCGTCGCTCTGCTTGTCGCGGGTCAGGTAGAGGTAGACCAGTGCGCCGATGAACAGGACGATCGAGGTCCACTGGTTGATTCGCAGGTCCAGGAACGTCACGGCGTGGTCGACTCCGCCTACGGGGTCGATTCTCAGGCCTTCGATCCAGAAACGTCCGAATGTGTAGCCGGCGACGTAGACGGCGAACAGGCGGCCGTGGTGCAGGGTGAGTTTTCTGCCGGCCAGGATCAGTGCGAAGCCCAGGGCCGCGTCCCACAGGGATTCGTACAGGAATGTCGGGTGGTAGAGGACGCCTGGGGCACCGCCGTGGGCCTGGTCGATCTCCAGGCCCCAGGGCAGTGTGGTGGGGCTGCCGTACAGTTCCTGGTTGAACCAGTTGCCCCAGCGAGCGATGGCCTGGCCGAACGCTGTGGCGGGGGCCACGGTGTCGGCCACGGCGCCGAGGTACACGCCGCGGCGGCGGCAGGCGAGCCACATGCCTACGCCGCCGAGGGCTACCGCACCCCAGATG
The window above is part of the Sphaerisporangium rubeum genome. Proteins encoded here:
- the lgt gene encoding prolipoprotein diacylglyceryl transferase; protein product: MPLASIPSPSQAVWHLGFIPIRAYALCFVVAIAFGIWLSERRWRARGGEQGTITDLAVPSVIAGLIGARLYHVITDWQSYFGPRAIHEPYQVLFIWEGGLSIWGAVALGGVGMWLACRRRGVYLGAVADTVAPATAFGQAIARWGNWFNQELYGSPTTLPWGLEIDQAHGGAPGVLYHPTFLYESLWDAALGFALILAGRKLTLHHGRLFAVYVAGYTFGRFWIEGLRIDPVGGVDHAVTFLDLRINQWTSIVLFIGALVYLYLTRDKQSDDLTAPAPPHEPSPERDVRTSPPAEGDVPSGRDTNGIHATALDGSVHPTPRPPIL